The following is a genomic window from Candidatus Thermoplasmatota archaeon.
GAACGAGCTCGACTCGATGGGCTTCGACACTGGTCAGAGCGAGACCCCGATAACACCGGTCATGGTGGGCGATTCCCACAAGGCCAAAGCCCTCTCGGAGAGGACTTTCGAGCTGGGTGTATTCGCACTTCCCATCGTGTTCCCGATGGTGGCAAGGGACAAGGCGAGAATAAGGACTATGATGAACGCCGGGCTCACGAAGGACGATCTCAACGATGCCCTCGCCGCGTTCGAGAAGGCCGGAAAGGAGCTCGATATCATCTAACCGCAGACGGCCCGAGAAGACATGTCCGAGATGATGCTGGCCGAGCCAGTTCGAAAGGTATTTATAGGGTCGACCTCACTACTGACTTTCGCCAAATGACCCCCACTTTGGGGGTCCTCTTAATGGAGGAGGACGGTAATGTCTCGAAGGTTTGTGATAGCTGTATTCGCTCTGTTCTTGGCCTTCACATGGAGTCTCGTGCAAGATGTCCCACAGGCAACTGCCGAGGACGAACCGCTCGGGGGACTATATGGAGGCGATTTCGTCGTTGCAGTACCGCAGGATGCGGTCTTCACTCTGGACCCCACCGGGGATCCGGACGAGACGAGCGAGCACATAATCGATCTGCTGTACGACCCTCTTGCTCGGATACATCCAGATACCCTTCTTCCGATTCCATGGGTGGCGTCGAGCTGGATTGTTGATGAGGCCAACGAGACCGTGCTTGTCACAATGAGAGACGATGTGACGTGGCACGATGGCACACCTGTGAGTGCTGATGATGTCATCTACACGTACACCGTCGATTATTCCGTGACCAAGGTGTCGGATGCGCAGGTCTTCTTCAACCTCTCTGCTAGCGATGATGATGGTAAGTTCTTGAGCATTGGTTTGACACGTCCCCTCATAAAGAGCGGTGATGTCGAGCGGGTCGAAGGGTGCGGGCCATTTGCGCTTGTCTCACAGGGCAGCGATGAGGTCGTCGTTGAGGCCTACGACGGGTACTTCGATGGTAGACCCTATCTGGACTCCGTGACCTTTCAGAAGTACGAACGGTTTAGTCATGAGACTGATGAAACGGCAGACGACATAATCACAGGAGGACTCGGCCTGATCGGATGGCCCCTGAGCATTGTTGAGAGCTCCGTCCTACTGAACGTGTCGAACTCCACGATAATCAACGCGGCATCTGTTGTCCTGAACCCTTCGTTGACGTTTCTCTACGCGGGAATCAACACGCAGAGATTTCCGCTCAATGAGACTGTCATAAGGAAAGCAATAGCAATGGTCTCTGACAAAGACCTCTGCCTGACACTGGAAAAGAACACTATCATCGCTGACTCGGTCATAAACCCAGCAAACTCATTCTGGCTGAACACCAGCGTCCCCAGGTATAGAGTCAAGAACAAGGTAGAGGGCGGAGCGAGTAAGGCGGACCTCGACGCTGTGAAGGTAATGCTGGACGAGTCTGGATACACGGACCAAGACTCTGATGGTTTTCGAGAATTGCCTAACGGATCGGATTTCAGTTTCGAGATCGTTTATCCTTCGGTGGATATCGATATCGCGAAGGATGGAATAACCAGCAAACTTCTGGATAGGCTCCAGACGATAGGACTTGACGCAAGAGGCAGGCCGATGGGTGAATGGTCGGAACTTGAATCTGAGATTCACTCTGGCAACTTCGATGTCTTCATACATGTTCTCGACGCAAGAAGAGACCCAAGCTTCATGAGAGAACTCCTGCACTCAGCCAGCCCAAACAACTACGTGGGATATCAGAACTCCGCTCTCGATGGGATTCTTGAAGACGCTGATGCTGAGATAAGCATGACTGTCAGACAGAGCCTGGTGAGGGATGCCCAGGGGTGGATCGCAGAGGACAACCCTCTGATTCCACTACTCCACTACGAGGTCCAGGAGGCAGTGAACAAGACGAAGTATACGGGCTGGGTGAACATGGTTGAGGGCGTGTACAACTTCTGGTCCTTCAGGAGTCTCCACCTCGCGCAGAGTGATCCTCCACGCGTATCAGTAATAATCCTCGCAGACCAGATCAGTTCCGGTGAGACTTTGAACGTGAGAGTCGAGGTGAGGCACCCAGAGACATTCGAGTCGATGGAAGGAGTCTACATTAACGTCACGGAATCGCTGGACCCCGACATGAGCTATGCAGAATACACTGATAGCAATGGTTCTTTCGAGTTCGTATGGACGGCCCCAGCCCTGACTGAGCCTGACACGGCAGTCTTCAGTGCTCGCGCGATCATGCCTGGTTTCCCCGAGGGCACGGCAGAGGGTGAGATCACGGTCTATCCAGGAGCTAGAACTCTTCGTGTTGACATGTCAATAAACCCCAAGAGCATGCCCTCTGGCGATGCCGCGACCGTCACCATTACGGTCAGAGACGTGCAGACGCTTGCGTTGGTTGAGGGTGCTGAGGTTAGTCTCTGGATAAAACCCGAAGGGCTTGAGGGAAGCCTGGGCAGCACCTCCGGGACGACTGATGCAAATGGAGCGTTCCAGACCACGTTCATGGCTTCAGTGACCGTTGACACGACCTTCTTGATTATCGGGGAGGTTTCGAAGACCGGGTATTCTGACGGAGGGGCTCAAACGGCCGTGTTGGTCGACAGGTCGGGAGGGACTGCCCCGCCCATGCCAGGACTCGATGCCGTTTCGATCATGCTGATGTTGATCGCTGTCACCCTTGGGTACGCCTACGTGAGAAGGACCAGAAGGAACTGACCGAAAAGGAAATAATCCGCCCCGGTTATCAGCGACACGTCATGACTGAAGATGTTTTGCTCAAAGGTGTCAGAAGATTCGAATGGGCGAAGACCCACATGGGGCTGTTGAGTGAGGTCCGAAAGAGGTTGAAGAAGGAACGTGCGTTCGAGGGGCTCAAGGTCAGCATGGCTCTTCATGTGGAGGCCAAGACAGGGGTCCTGGCATGGACACTGAGCGAGGCCGGGGCCGATGTGAGACTGGCCTCCTGCAATCCTCTGTCCACGGACGATTCCGTCTCTATGGCCCTGAGAGAGGAGTATGGTCTGGACGTCTTCGCAAAGAAGTGGGAGACAAGGAACGAGTACTACAGCAACCTGAACTCCGTTCTCGACCTGAAACCGGACTTCCTCATAGATGATGGGGGAGATCTGATCTTCTTGACCCACACGAAGAGAAAGGAGCTGCTGCGGTCGGTGAAGGGTGCGAACGAGGAGACGACCACCGGAATAATCCGCCTCAGAGCAATGGCTCATTCCGGAGAACTTGAGTTCCCGGTCATCTCGGTGAACGACGCACACATGAAGTACCTCTTTGACAACAGGTACGGAACAGGCCAGTCGACCTTGGACGGGATAATGACGAGCACGAATCTTCTGATAGCGGGGAAGAAATTCGTGGTCTCGGGCTACGGATGGTGCGGCAGAGGCATAGCAATGAGAGCGAAGGGGATGGGAGCGCACGTCGTGGTGACCGAAGTCAATCCTGTGAGGGCGGTGGAGGCGAAGCTAGACGGCTTCGAAGTCATGCCCATGGAGGAAGCCGTCAGAAGCGCGGACTTCATCGTGAGCGCGACCGGGTGCAAGGACGTGTTCACGGGCAAGCACCTCGACATAGTCAAGGACGGATGCATCCTTGCGAATGCTGGGCACTTCGACAACGAGATATCGAAGGAGGCCCTCTCGAAGGCCTCCAAGAAGGTCGAGAAGGTCAGGGAGTTCGTGGAGAGATACGACCTAACGAACGGGAAGTCCCTGTACCTCCTTGGAGAGGGAAGACTGATCAACCTTGTGGCCGGCCAAGGCCACCCCGTCGAGATCATGGACATGAGCTTCTCCATCCAAGCCCTCGCCCTTGAGTACCTCTCCAAGAATCACGAGTCGCTTGAAAATGAGGTGTACAATATTCCGAAGGAAATCGATGAGGAGGTTGCCCGCATCAAGCTCAAGACCATGGGAGTGAAGATAGACAGACTGACGGCCTCTCAAGAGAAGTACCTGACTGACTGGAAAGAGGGCACTTGACGAGGGATGGTAGCATGGCTGAGTTCTTCCTGGGAGTGTACGGC
Proteins encoded in this region:
- a CDS encoding ABC transporter substrate-binding protein → MSRRFVIAVFALFLAFTWSLVQDVPQATAEDEPLGGLYGGDFVVAVPQDAVFTLDPTGDPDETSEHIIDLLYDPLARIHPDTLLPIPWVASSWIVDEANETVLVTMRDDVTWHDGTPVSADDVIYTYTVDYSVTKVSDAQVFFNLSASDDDGKFLSIGLTRPLIKSGDVERVEGCGPFALVSQGSDEVVVEAYDGYFDGRPYLDSVTFQKYERFSHETDETADDIITGGLGLIGWPLSIVESSVLLNVSNSTIINAASVVLNPSLTFLYAGINTQRFPLNETVIRKAIAMVSDKDLCLTLEKNTIIADSVINPANSFWLNTSVPRYRVKNKVEGGASKADLDAVKVMLDESGYTDQDSDGFRELPNGSDFSFEIVYPSVDIDIAKDGITSKLLDRLQTIGLDARGRPMGEWSELESEIHSGNFDVFIHVLDARRDPSFMRELLHSASPNNYVGYQNSALDGILEDADAEISMTVRQSLVRDAQGWIAEDNPLIPLLHYEVQEAVNKTKYTGWVNMVEGVYNFWSFRSLHLAQSDPPRVSVIILADQISSGETLNVRVEVRHPETFESMEGVYINVTESLDPDMSYAEYTDSNGSFEFVWTAPALTEPDTAVFSARAIMPGFPEGTAEGEITVYPGARTLRVDMSINPKSMPSGDAATVTITVRDVQTLALVEGAEVSLWIKPEGLEGSLGSTSGTTDANGAFQTTFMASVTVDTTFLIIGEVSKTGYSDGGAQTAVLVDRSGGTAPPMPGLDAVSIMLMLIAVTLGYAYVRRTRRN
- a CDS encoding adenosylhomocysteinase — translated: MTEDVLLKGVRRFEWAKTHMGLLSEVRKRLKKERAFEGLKVSMALHVEAKTGVLAWTLSEAGADVRLASCNPLSTDDSVSMALREEYGLDVFAKKWETRNEYYSNLNSVLDLKPDFLIDDGGDLIFLTHTKRKELLRSVKGANEETTTGIIRLRAMAHSGELEFPVISVNDAHMKYLFDNRYGTGQSTLDGIMTSTNLLIAGKKFVVSGYGWCGRGIAMRAKGMGAHVVVTEVNPVRAVEAKLDGFEVMPMEEAVRSADFIVSATGCKDVFTGKHLDIVKDGCILANAGHFDNEISKEALSKASKKVEKVREFVERYDLTNGKSLYLLGEGRLINLVAGQGHPVEIMDMSFSIQALALEYLSKNHESLENEVYNIPKEIDEEVARIKLKTMGVKIDRLTASQEKYLTDWKEGT